From one Leptospira dzoumogneensis genomic stretch:
- a CDS encoding MBOAT family O-acyltransferase, which yields MNFNSFGFFIFLLITFTLYYLPFLKRFQLLTVVGASFYFYAYTDPWLLILLLFSIFWNASIVYLIQTPDFRYKKAVLALGVVLNLSVLFFFKYSGLFAKTFLGSSGSSDLHWIFLIPLPIGISFYTFHGISMVVDFYRIGTEIFKEKVPYPKLILQSSLYINFFPQLVAGPIVKAKEFFPQIKMKDFKDIPWIQASKILILGYFLKTVIADNLNDLTFVIDFPYNSHHSTLTLILLIFGYSAQIFADFAGYSLIAIGTAFLFGYRLPTNFNFPYISSNFSEFWRRWHISLSTWLRDYLYIPLGGNRKGNFRTYINLFLVMALGGLWHGAEWRYMVWGIGHGLLLLVERFLDQNLPFKLPENRFFSFIKAGFVFLSVSLLWLLFRLPDFETAVKYLKLLGTNLSLGTDWELCTFLIFFSIPVLFYHFYGWYKEKYPEETMEKVSNIGYAFLLFMIVLNKGPSAAFIYFQF from the coding sequence ATGAATTTTAATAGTTTTGGATTTTTCATATTCCTATTAATTACCTTTACTCTTTACTATCTTCCTTTCTTAAAACGATTCCAACTTCTGACGGTTGTCGGCGCTAGTTTTTATTTTTACGCATACACTGATCCTTGGTTACTCATTCTGCTCTTATTTTCCATCTTCTGGAATGCGAGTATCGTATATCTGATCCAGACCCCGGACTTTAGATATAAAAAGGCAGTCTTGGCTTTAGGCGTGGTCCTAAATCTAAGCGTGTTATTCTTTTTCAAATACAGCGGGCTATTCGCCAAAACCTTTTTGGGAAGTTCGGGATCCTCGGATCTACATTGGATTTTTCTAATACCGCTTCCGATAGGTATTTCTTTTTATACCTTTCATGGGATCAGCATGGTGGTGGATTTTTACAGGATAGGTACTGAGATATTCAAAGAGAAGGTTCCCTACCCTAAACTGATCTTACAATCTTCTCTTTATATTAATTTTTTCCCTCAGTTGGTGGCAGGTCCTATCGTTAAGGCGAAAGAATTTTTTCCTCAGATAAAAATGAAAGACTTCAAGGACATTCCTTGGATCCAAGCTTCAAAGATCTTAATACTTGGATACTTTCTGAAAACCGTGATCGCAGATAACCTGAACGATCTCACATTCGTGATCGATTTTCCTTATAATTCCCATCATTCTACCTTGACCTTAATTCTGTTGATCTTCGGTTATTCCGCTCAAATTTTTGCGGACTTTGCAGGATATTCTTTGATCGCGATCGGAACTGCATTCTTATTCGGTTATAGGCTCCCTACCAATTTCAATTTTCCTTATATATCTTCTAACTTTTCGGAATTCTGGAGAAGATGGCATATTTCCCTTTCTACTTGGCTAAGGGATTATTTGTATATTCCTTTGGGCGGAAATAGAAAGGGAAACTTCAGGACTTATATAAATCTATTCTTGGTAATGGCCTTGGGCGGACTATGGCATGGTGCGGAATGGAGATATATGGTCTGGGGGATAGGCCACGGATTATTATTATTGGTAGAAAGATTTTTAGATCAAAATCTTCCATTCAAACTTCCAGAGAATCGATTCTTTTCTTTTATAAAAGCCGGGTTTGTATTCTTAAGTGTTTCCCTTTTATGGTTATTATTCCGTTTGCCGGATTTTGAGACAGCGGTTAAGTATCTGAAACTATTAGGCACAAATTTAAGTTTAGGAACCGACTGGGAACTTTGCACATTTTTAATATTCTTTTCCATTCCGGTGCTCTTCTATCATTTTTATGGATGGTATAAGGAGAAGTATCCTGAAGAAACAATGGAGAAGGTCTCGAATATCGGTTATGCATTCTTGCTATTTATGATCGTTCTGAACAAGGGGCCTTCTGCCGCATTTATCTATTTTCAGTTTTAA
- a CDS encoding methionine ABC transporter permease, with protein sequence MNLSKWIELYPELVDAFGQTFLMLGISLSSALVFGIPLGFLIYLTDKKLFIPNRFFHAVLGVLANLIRSIPFVILLVALIPLTQSLVGTTIGPLAASVPLSVAAIPFLARLVETSLREIPEGVLEAAVSTGAKLSLIIREVLIPEALPGIYSAITVTTISLLGYSAMAGIVGGGGIGDLAIRFGYYRYEDDIMFATVFVLIALVQTFQWIGDKTRKKSDKRVSH encoded by the coding sequence ATGAATCTTTCCAAATGGATAGAACTATATCCTGAATTAGTCGACGCATTCGGACAAACCTTCTTAATGCTTGGGATTTCTCTGTCTTCCGCTTTGGTATTCGGGATCCCCTTAGGATTTTTGATCTATCTTACGGACAAAAAACTATTTATTCCGAACCGATTCTTCCATGCAGTTCTCGGAGTATTGGCAAATTTGATCCGATCCATTCCATTTGTGATCTTATTAGTCGCACTGATCCCTCTCACTCAAAGTTTAGTAGGAACTACAATCGGCCCGCTCGCAGCTTCAGTCCCGCTTTCAGTAGCAGCAATCCCATTCTTAGCCAGGTTAGTGGAAACATCTCTACGAGAAATTCCGGAAGGAGTTTTAGAAGCAGCAGTTTCCACAGGGGCAAAACTAAGTTTGATCATCAGAGAAGTTTTGATACCGGAAGCGCTTCCGGGAATTTATTCTGCAATTACGGTCACAACCATCAGTTTATTAGGATATTCCGCAATGGCAGGTATCGTGGGTGGAGGAGGAATAGGAGATCTTGCTATCCGATTCGGATATTATAGATACGAGGACGATATCATGTTCGCGACGGTTTTTGTTCTGATCGCCTTAGTCCAAACATTCCAATGGATCGGAGACAAAACCCGCAAAAAAAGCGATAAACGTGTTTCTCATTAA
- a CDS encoding MetQ/NlpA family ABC transporter substrate-binding protein, translating to MNRKLFIILLVLLPFFISCGKKEAPNLPGDRKNLKIGICPGPYGDLLKKGVFPDLEKKGYKIEIVQFSDYIQPNLALASGDIDANLFQHLPYLKKFTADKDLKLSAIVNIPTAPMSVFAGKTKNPKDIKEKASIALPNDPTNLLRALKLFQELGFIKINPDASPTKASLSDITENKKQIQFLPLEAAQLPRSLESTDFSAINGNFALASGLDLTKAVILEKLAEEHKNIIVVREQEKDSIFAKDIVEAVKSENFETVIDNDFKGFQKPEWFGKRK from the coding sequence ATGAATCGAAAACTATTTATCATATTACTTGTCCTTCTTCCTTTCTTTATAAGCTGCGGAAAGAAAGAAGCCCCCAATCTTCCCGGCGATAGAAAAAATCTGAAGATAGGGATTTGCCCAGGACCTTACGGAGACCTTCTGAAAAAAGGTGTCTTCCCGGATCTAGAGAAGAAGGGTTACAAGATAGAGATCGTTCAGTTCAGCGATTATATCCAACCGAATCTTGCATTAGCTTCCGGTGATATAGATGCGAATTTATTCCAGCATCTTCCTTATCTGAAAAAATTCACTGCGGATAAGGATCTAAAGTTAAGTGCGATCGTCAATATTCCTACCGCTCCGATGTCCGTGTTTGCCGGAAAAACCAAAAATCCTAAGGATATAAAGGAGAAGGCATCCATAGCTTTGCCGAATGATCCTACTAACTTGTTAAGGGCTTTGAAACTTTTCCAAGAATTAGGATTTATTAAAATAAATCCGGATGCAAGTCCGACTAAAGCTTCTTTAAGCGATATTACTGAAAACAAAAAACAGATCCAATTCTTACCATTAGAAGCGGCCCAACTTCCTAGATCTTTGGAAAGCACGGACTTTTCCGCGATCAACGGAAATTTCGCACTCGCTTCCGGTTTGGATCTGACAAAAGCGGTAATCTTAGAAAAGTTAGCGGAAGAGCATAAAAATATCATCGTGGTCCGTGAACAAGAAAAAGACAGCATATTCGCCAAAGATATAGTCGAGGCGGTAAAGTCTGAAAACTTCGAAACGGTTATAGATAACGATTTTAAAGGATTCCAAAAACCGGAATGGTTCGGAAAACGGAAGTAA
- a CDS encoding c-type cytochrome, producing MDDRHTLGNRSKSKILLGIFISVFFLIFGTVSLVFGDDWDKSNEDKWNAAFMETVARGEKLFHGPELGGNTVQCAMCHPNATNTHPETYPKFQKQIGKVSTLREMINWCIQNPLQGKPLAYDDPKMIALEAYIMFERRNSVLAPGKH from the coding sequence ATGGACGATCGGCATACTCTTGGAAATAGATCTAAATCCAAAATTTTACTAGGGATTTTCATCTCCGTTTTCTTTCTGATTTTCGGGACGGTGTCCTTGGTCTTCGGAGATGACTGGGACAAATCCAACGAAGACAAATGGAATGCTGCATTCATGGAGACGGTGGCTCGTGGAGAAAAACTTTTCCATGGACCTGAATTAGGAGGAAATACGGTACAGTGCGCTATGTGTCATCCGAATGCCACCAATACACATCCGGAAACTTATCCTAAATTCCAGAAACAGATAGGTAAGGTTTCCACATTGAGGGAGATGATCAACTGGTGTATCCAGAATCCACTGCAGGGAAAACCTTTGGCCTATGACGATCCTAAAATGATCGCATTGGAAGCATATATCATGTTCGAGAGAAGGAATTCAGTCTTAGCTCCCGGAAAACATTAA
- a CDS encoding metallophosphoesterase family protein, whose translation MEEGKLSRKDFLRGAGGLLAASIVPMSLVEIACGGRGKGTHEKFTFAFISDPHLTHIKGTNFVRNFDSGLNKAIETVNLMFPRPDFVVFGGDLAQLGKREELDHGMELLSKLKVPVKFVIGEHDYYLDLGKYWQDKISKLNYSFDHKGVHFVVLNSILTYDTWINRWKTPEERMNEMARLDNPNGSPFMVGDDQISWLKKDLENIKSGTPLVVLSHSPLYKIYKPWNFWTDDAEKIQSILDRFDNVTVFHGHVHQVLYNQIKNISFYALMSTAWPWPYPESYTQSPHYIPKMTVFMNRQDPFHERDGTGWAFVNMDNAREEMHYKLWENKDRIVKYDESAGHPVDSTYQKPESRILPQTHY comes from the coding sequence ATGGAAGAAGGTAAACTGAGCAGAAAGGATTTTTTGCGCGGAGCCGGGGGATTACTCGCTGCGAGTATCGTTCCGATGAGTTTGGTGGAGATCGCCTGTGGAGGAAGAGGTAAGGGTACGCATGAAAAATTTACCTTTGCATTCATTTCGGATCCTCACCTAACACATATTAAGGGAACAAATTTCGTTCGTAATTTCGATAGCGGTTTGAATAAAGCGATCGAAACGGTGAACCTAATGTTCCCGAGGCCTGACTTTGTAGTATTCGGAGGAGATCTGGCCCAGTTGGGAAAAAGAGAAGAACTGGATCATGGTATGGAACTTCTATCCAAGCTTAAAGTTCCTGTAAAGTTTGTGATCGGGGAACATGATTATTATCTAGATCTTGGGAAGTATTGGCAGGATAAGATCAGCAAACTCAATTATTCCTTCGATCATAAGGGAGTCCATTTCGTTGTCCTGAATAGTATCCTGACTTATGATACTTGGATCAACCGTTGGAAAACTCCGGAAGAAAGAATGAACGAGATGGCTCGTTTGGATAACCCGAATGGTTCTCCTTTTATGGTGGGAGATGATCAGATTTCTTGGCTGAAAAAGGATTTGGAGAATATAAAAAGCGGGACTCCGTTAGTTGTTCTTTCCCATTCTCCATTATATAAAATCTATAAACCTTGGAATTTCTGGACGGACGATGCGGAGAAGATCCAATCCATTCTGGATCGATTCGATAATGTGACCGTTTTTCACGGACATGTGCATCAGGTCTTGTACAACCAGATCAAGAATATAAGTTTCTACGCGTTAATGTCTACCGCTTGGCCTTGGCCTTATCCTGAAAGTTATACACAGTCACCTCATTATATTCCTAAGATGACCGTCTTCATGAATCGTCAGGATCCGTTCCATGAGAGAGACGGAACCGGTTGGGCATTCGTAAACATGGATAATGCAAGAGAGGAAATGCATTATAAACTTTGGGAGAATAAGGATCGGATCGTGAAATACGACGAATCCGCAGGACATCCGGTGGATTCTACTTACCAAAAGCCCGAATCCAGGATACTTCCTCAAACTCATTATTAG
- a CDS encoding methionine ABC transporter ATP-binding protein, translating into MVRKTEVKENSQTILEFRNVFKTFPKSSHPSIEDISLKIDKGEIFGIIGTTGAGKSTLLRFANLLETPDSGQVFFRSEDISHLRGEDLRHHRSKVGMVFQQSHLVLNKKVFDNIALPLKASGWKKEEIRARVIELLSLIGLEDKIDSYPNQLSGGQKQRVGIARAIANHPTLLLCDEPTSALDPETTRSILGLLRDIHKKFSITILIVTHEMNVVREICDSVAVLEKGKLIETGSVYSLFADPSQEITKKLTGHAFTNSIPEETLARTEGRILRVVLKNEIATEPVLGKVIRATNQVPNIIYSKIEYISGRPIGVFYFETDPLNDNTDTIRSAFVRYGATVEEIFR; encoded by the coding sequence ATGGTTCGGAAAACGGAAGTAAAAGAAAACTCCCAAACTATATTAGAATTTCGGAACGTTTTTAAAACGTTCCCGAAATCTTCACATCCTTCTATCGAGGATATCTCCTTAAAGATAGATAAGGGAGAAATTTTCGGTATTATAGGAACTACAGGTGCCGGAAAAAGTACCTTGCTTAGATTCGCGAATTTATTGGAAACTCCAGATTCAGGTCAGGTATTTTTCCGATCGGAAGATATCTCCCACTTAAGGGGAGAAGATCTAAGACATCATAGGTCCAAGGTGGGAATGGTATTCCAACAGTCTCATCTGGTCTTGAATAAAAAAGTTTTCGATAATATCGCGCTCCCATTAAAAGCATCCGGTTGGAAAAAAGAAGAGATCCGCGCGAGAGTGATCGAACTTTTATCCTTAATCGGACTGGAAGACAAAATAGATTCCTATCCGAACCAGCTTAGCGGTGGACAAAAACAAAGAGTGGGGATCGCAAGAGCGATCGCAAATCACCCTACTCTACTCTTATGCGACGAACCCACCTCGGCTTTGGATCCGGAAACCACCCGCTCTATTTTGGGATTATTGAGAGACATCCATAAAAAGTTCTCTATTACGATACTTATCGTGACCCATGAAATGAACGTGGTCAGAGAGATCTGCGATTCCGTAGCAGTATTAGAAAAAGGCAAACTCATAGAAACAGGCTCGGTATATTCCCTATTTGCAGATCCTTCTCAAGAGATTACTAAAAAACTTACCGGACATGCGTTCACAAATTCCATTCCGGAAGAAACTTTAGCTAGAACGGAAGGTAGAATATTAAGAGTAGTCCTGAAAAACGAGATCGCTACAGAACCCGTACTTGGAAAAGTGATCCGTGCTACGAATCAGGTCCCGAATATAATTTACAGCAAGATAGAATATATTTCAGGAAGACCGATCGGCGTTTTTTATTTTGAAACGGATCCTTTAAACGATAATACTGATACGATCAGATCCGCATTCGTTCGATACGGTGCAACCGTGGAGGAAATTTTCAGATGA